A single genomic interval of Arthrobacter methylotrophus harbors:
- a CDS encoding serine hydrolase domain-containing protein, with protein sequence MQAARVAPTSRSRATPSLARLLVAASVVLTLSSAACTYPLTPESPPSTSASASPTALPESPAVDFFAHEMLSRGAPAVVVRIKVRGREWSQAYGSQDVETGEPAAVNDLIQAGGITQSMVAVSVLKLVEEGKVGLDDAITEYLPEFEQLVHPPGPVTVRSLLNHSSGLPDAPEAILKAMTPKQAMNTRFGIEDYLRMAGTVPWGSAHFQPFRYSGANYYALAALVEKLRGQPIGDVLASDIFVPLGMNHTSLSAEPVLDARDMIQSYEFIDGERVNASQPGFLLGSPAEGVITTVGDINTFYAALMEGRLLSANTLREMQTMWEENYGLGLQRWNDECTNGFYYGHGGSTWFASIAFSTSDGTRQIAVSFAYPSDTTKHLESLDGSSQPEFQQLLDVAVAAMNGLC encoded by the coding sequence ATGCAGGCTGCGCGGGTAGCCCCGACTTCCCGGTCGAGAGCTACCCCTTCGCTTGCAAGGCTCCTGGTGGCCGCCAGTGTTGTCCTCACCTTGTCTTCCGCCGCGTGCACCTACCCCCTGACACCTGAATCCCCGCCAAGTACCTCAGCGTCCGCATCGCCAACAGCACTGCCCGAATCCCCCGCCGTGGATTTCTTCGCCCATGAAATGCTCAGCCGGGGCGCACCGGCGGTCGTCGTCCGGATCAAAGTCCGGGGACGCGAATGGTCCCAGGCCTACGGCAGCCAGGACGTCGAAACCGGGGAGCCTGCCGCCGTCAACGACCTGATCCAGGCTGGCGGCATCACCCAGTCCATGGTGGCAGTTTCAGTGCTCAAACTGGTGGAGGAGGGCAAGGTAGGGCTCGACGACGCCATCACGGAGTACTTGCCGGAATTCGAACAACTCGTCCACCCGCCGGGACCAGTGACGGTCCGTTCCCTGCTGAACCACAGCTCCGGGCTGCCCGACGCGCCGGAAGCCATCTTGAAGGCCATGACGCCCAAGCAGGCCATGAACACGAGGTTCGGCATCGAGGATTACCTTCGGATGGCCGGAACCGTGCCATGGGGGTCCGCGCACTTCCAGCCCTTCCGCTACTCGGGCGCCAACTACTACGCCTTGGCCGCGCTCGTCGAAAAGCTCCGTGGCCAGCCGATTGGCGACGTCTTGGCTTCGGACATCTTCGTTCCGCTCGGAATGAACCACACATCACTGTCCGCCGAGCCGGTCCTGGATGCGCGCGACATGATCCAGAGCTACGAATTCATCGACGGCGAGCGCGTCAACGCCTCTCAGCCGGGGTTTCTCCTGGGTTCTCCCGCAGAGGGAGTCATCACCACGGTCGGCGATATCAACACCTTCTACGCTGCGCTCATGGAGGGCCGGCTACTCAGTGCGAACACCCTCCGGGAAATGCAAACCATGTGGGAAGAGAACTACGGACTCGGACTGCAGCGTTGGAATGACGAATGCACCAACGGTTTCTACTACGGCCACGGCGGCAGCACATGGTTTGCCAGCATCGCCTTCTCCACCAGCGACGGGACACGCCAGATCGCCGTGAGCTTCGCCTACCCGTCTGACACGACCAAGCACCTTGAATCCCTGGACGGTAGCAGCCAGCCGGAGTTCCAGCAGCTCCTGGACGTCGCCGTCGCTGCCATGAACGGCCTCTGCTGA
- a CDS encoding bifunctional allantoicase/(S)-ureidoglycine aminohydrolase — MGKYYYPQGGLPPQTHLTTERAIVTEAYTVIPKGVLTDIVTSNLPGFSNTRSWIIARPISGFATTFSQLIVEIGPGGGAPKAEFEAGVEGVVFVTKGKVNLTLDGELYQLEEGGYAYLAAGSTWGLENISDDIVSFHWIRKAYERLEGYEAKSFVTSDAEVEAGEMPDVNGVWATTRFADPNDLAHDMHVNIVTFQPGGVIPFPETHVMEHGLYVLEGKGMYLLNNDWVEVEAGDFMWLRAFCPQACYAGGPGPFRYLLYKDVNRQIKLT; from the coding sequence ATGGGCAAGTACTACTATCCCCAAGGCGGCCTGCCGCCGCAGACCCACCTGACTACGGAACGCGCGATCGTCACGGAGGCCTACACGGTCATCCCCAAGGGCGTGCTGACCGATATCGTGACCAGCAACCTGCCTGGCTTCTCCAACACGCGTTCCTGGATCATTGCCCGCCCGATCTCGGGATTCGCCACCACTTTCTCCCAGCTGATCGTTGAGATCGGTCCGGGTGGCGGCGCTCCCAAGGCCGAGTTCGAGGCAGGCGTTGAAGGCGTCGTCTTCGTCACCAAGGGCAAGGTCAACCTGACCCTTGACGGGGAACTGTACCAGCTCGAGGAGGGTGGCTACGCCTACCTGGCTGCCGGTTCCACGTGGGGCCTGGAAAACATCTCGGATGACATCGTCTCCTTCCACTGGATCCGCAAGGCCTACGAGCGCCTTGAGGGCTACGAAGCCAAGTCCTTTGTCACGAGTGATGCTGAAGTCGAGGCCGGCGAAATGCCGGACGTCAATGGCGTCTGGGCAACCACCCGCTTCGCGGACCCCAATGACCTGGCCCACGACATGCACGTCAACATCGTGACCTTCCAGCCCGGCGGGGTCATACCCTTCCCGGAAACCCACGTCATGGAACACGGCCTGTACGTCCTGGAGGGCAAGGGCATGTACCTGCTCAACAACGACTGGGTGGAAGTCGAGGCAGGCGACTTCATGTGGCTGCGCGCTTTCTGCCCGCAGGCTTGCTACGCCGGCGGCCCGGGTCCGTTCCGGTACTTGCTGTACAAGGACGTCAACCGGCAGATCAAGCTGACCTAG
- a CDS encoding DUF6986 family protein: MAASSFFASLTPADLAAIDSQLAATDQLLERNYPGDDGTRQPVHTVYVPADRFTPSLSAEWGAQAITTAEAHGGLERLGTLLGQEPELAAAVATRVAAKLRSEPIEDVRLDFEDGYGDRGDETEDVAAVAAAQAVSEAVAAGSAPPFIGIRFKCFEAPTRARGLKTLDLFVSTLASAGELPEGLILTLPKVTTVAQVQAMDFAVSRLEEIHSLPAGRLRFEVQVETPQLILGPEGTSPVAQLPHAVPGRISALHYGTYDYSASLQISAEYQSMEHPVADFAKEVMQLAVAGTGIRLSDGSTNIIPVGDNVENAWKLHGRLVRRSLERGYYQGWDLHAAQLPSRFAATYAFYREGLPAAAARLRNYMERTEGGIMDEPATARALAAFVLRGVQCGAVGSEEVLALAGVELSRLTALAHPRLAHTTSK; the protein is encoded by the coding sequence ATGGCCGCTTCCTCTTTTTTTGCGTCCTTGACTCCGGCAGATCTCGCCGCGATCGACTCCCAGCTGGCCGCCACCGACCAGCTCCTGGAGCGCAATTACCCCGGTGACGATGGCACCCGCCAGCCCGTGCACACGGTATACGTCCCGGCGGACCGTTTCACGCCGTCGCTCTCCGCTGAATGGGGCGCCCAGGCGATCACGACGGCGGAGGCCCACGGCGGTCTCGAAAGGCTCGGCACGTTGCTGGGCCAGGAGCCCGAGCTGGCTGCCGCCGTCGCCACCCGTGTGGCTGCCAAGCTCCGCAGCGAACCGATCGAGGACGTGCGCCTCGACTTCGAAGACGGCTACGGCGATCGCGGCGACGAAACGGAAGACGTCGCAGCGGTCGCAGCGGCCCAGGCTGTCAGCGAAGCCGTTGCCGCGGGCTCGGCCCCGCCGTTCATCGGGATCAGGTTCAAGTGCTTCGAGGCCCCCACCCGGGCACGTGGCTTGAAGACCTTGGACCTGTTCGTCTCCACCTTGGCATCCGCAGGAGAGCTCCCGGAGGGCCTCATCCTGACGCTGCCGAAGGTCACCACGGTGGCCCAGGTGCAGGCAATGGACTTCGCGGTCTCGCGTTTGGAAGAGATCCACTCCCTTCCGGCAGGCCGGCTCCGCTTCGAAGTCCAGGTCGAGACGCCACAGCTCATCCTGGGCCCGGAGGGAACCTCCCCCGTGGCTCAGCTCCCGCACGCAGTTCCGGGCCGCATCAGCGCACTGCATTACGGCACCTACGACTACTCGGCCTCGTTGCAGATCTCGGCCGAGTACCAGTCCATGGAGCACCCCGTGGCGGACTTCGCCAAGGAAGTCATGCAATTGGCCGTTGCGGGAACGGGCATCCGACTCTCCGACGGCTCCACCAATATCATCCCGGTGGGCGACAACGTGGAGAACGCGTGGAAGCTGCACGGCCGTTTGGTGCGGCGATCCCTTGAACGTGGCTACTATCAGGGCTGGGACTTGCATGCCGCCCAGTTGCCGAGCCGTTTCGCGGCAACGTATGCCTTCTACCGCGAGGGCCTGCCTGCCGCCGCGGCCCGCCTCCGCAATTACATGGAGCGTACCGAAGGCGGCATCATGGACGAACCCGCAACCGCCCGTGCCCTGGCCGCGTTCGTCCTGCGCGGCGTCCAGTGCGGAGCGGTGGGTTCCGAAGAAGTGCTGGCGCTTGCCGGCGTCGAACTCTCCCGGCTGACCGCACTGGCGCATCCCCGGCTCGCACACACCACCTCCAAGTAA
- the aceB gene encoding malate synthase A yields the protein MALTVTDPRPIERAEEILTPKALAFVEELHRRFAGTRSELLAARAAKREEVASTGRLDFLPETQDIRDGDWKVAEAPAALQDRRVEMTGPASPAKMAINALNSGAKVWLADLEDASTPTWANVVDAILNLRDAAQGTLSYTSPEGKEYRLRTDAPLAVVVARPRGWHMDERHLLIDGEPTVGALVDFGLHFFHVAKQLLLNGQGPYYYLPKMESHLEARLWNEIFVFAQDYLGIPQGSVRATMLIETIPAAFEMDEFLYELRDHASGLNAGRWDYLFSIVKYFRDAGESFILPDRASVVMTAPFMRAYTELLVKTCHKRGAFAMGGMAAVIPNRREPEVTAQAFEKVRADKTREANDGFDGSWVAHPDLVSTCREVFDAVLGDRPNQLDKQRPEVSVTAEQLLDISSAGGHVTEAGLRLNLYVAVAYTAVWLSGSGAVAIHNLMEDAATAEISRSQVWQQIRNKSVLADTGNTVTRELVTRILGEETDRLRSEVDAETFEKFYVPASRLIADICLSEDYTDFLTTPAYELV from the coding sequence ATGGCTCTCACAGTCACAGACCCCCGGCCGATCGAACGAGCCGAGGAAATCCTGACTCCCAAAGCGCTGGCCTTCGTGGAGGAACTGCACCGCCGCTTCGCCGGCACCCGCAGCGAGCTCCTGGCGGCCCGCGCCGCCAAGCGCGAAGAAGTGGCCAGCACCGGCCGGCTCGATTTCCTCCCGGAAACGCAGGACATCCGCGACGGCGACTGGAAAGTTGCGGAGGCACCTGCGGCCCTGCAGGATCGCCGCGTCGAAATGACCGGTCCGGCCTCTCCTGCCAAAATGGCCATCAACGCCCTGAACTCGGGCGCCAAGGTGTGGCTCGCCGACCTCGAGGATGCCAGCACTCCGACGTGGGCCAACGTCGTCGACGCCATCCTCAACCTCCGCGACGCAGCCCAGGGCACCCTGAGCTACACCTCACCGGAGGGCAAGGAATACCGGCTCCGCACGGACGCGCCGCTCGCCGTCGTCGTCGCGCGCCCCCGTGGCTGGCACATGGACGAGCGGCACCTGCTGATCGACGGCGAACCCACCGTGGGCGCGCTGGTGGACTTCGGCCTGCACTTCTTCCACGTGGCCAAGCAGCTCCTGCTCAACGGCCAGGGCCCGTACTACTACCTGCCTAAGATGGAAAGCCACCTAGAGGCCCGCCTGTGGAACGAGATCTTCGTCTTCGCCCAGGACTACCTCGGCATCCCGCAGGGCAGCGTCCGCGCCACCATGCTGATCGAGACCATCCCGGCCGCGTTCGAAATGGACGAGTTCCTCTACGAGCTGCGCGACCACGCTTCCGGCCTCAACGCAGGCCGCTGGGACTACCTGTTCAGCATCGTGAAGTACTTCCGCGACGCCGGCGAGTCCTTCATCCTGCCGGACCGCGCGTCTGTGGTCATGACGGCCCCGTTCATGCGCGCTTACACGGAACTGCTGGTCAAGACCTGCCACAAGCGCGGCGCCTTCGCGATGGGCGGCATGGCAGCGGTCATCCCGAACCGCCGCGAACCCGAAGTCACGGCACAGGCCTTCGAGAAGGTCCGGGCCGACAAGACCCGCGAAGCCAACGACGGTTTCGACGGTTCCTGGGTGGCCCACCCGGACCTGGTCTCCACCTGCCGCGAGGTCTTCGACGCGGTTCTGGGTGATAGGCCCAACCAGCTGGACAAGCAGCGCCCCGAGGTCTCCGTGACCGCCGAGCAGCTGCTGGACATTTCCTCCGCCGGTGGCCACGTGACCGAGGCCGGGCTTCGCCTGAACCTCTACGTCGCCGTTGCATACACCGCCGTATGGCTCTCCGGCAGCGGCGCCGTTGCCATCCACAATCTCATGGAAGACGCCGCCACCGCGGAAATCTCCCGTTCCCAGGTCTGGCAGCAGATCCGCAACAAGTCCGTCCTTGCCGACACCGGCAACACGGTGACCCGCGAACTGGTCACCCGGATCCTCGGCGAGGAGACCGATCGCCTGCGGAGCGAGGTTGACGCCGAGACCTTCGAGAAGTTCTACGTGCCAGCAAGCCGCCTGATCGCGGACATCTGTCTCTCCGAGGACTACACGGACTTCCTCACCACTCCCGCTTACGAGCTGGTGTAG
- a CDS encoding NAD-dependent malic enzyme, which translates to MANPSPGNSITLRVAAPSSFTATSELAAAVAAAGAAVTALDVTESHHETLVVDVTCNTTDEDHANRVKDALNALDGVTVQHVSDRTFLMHLGGKLEVVPKVALRNRDDLSRAYTPGVARVCLAIAEDPAAARNLTVKRNTIAVVTDGSAVLGLGNIGPAAALPVMEGKAALFKQFANVDAWPVCLDTQDTQDTEDIIKIVKALAPVYGGVNLEDIAAPRCFEIERRLRDELDIPVFHDDQHGTAIVTLAALVNALRVVDKKLSEVKIVVSGVGAAGSAIIQLLKAQGAQHIVAAGRSGAIHSGEKYDDEHRTWIAANTNEAGFSGTLHEALKGADVFIGVSAPHVIGEEQVASMAEKAIVFAMANPTPEIDPVIASKHAAVVATGRSDFPNQINNVLAFPGFFRGLLDAGASDIIPEMLVAAAEAIANRVADDELNASYIIPSVFDPHVAADVASAVAQAAAAASATAASAL; encoded by the coding sequence ATGGCGAACCCGAGCCCCGGAAATTCGATCACCCTGCGCGTCGCCGCGCCGTCGAGCTTCACCGCCACCAGCGAGCTCGCAGCGGCCGTCGCTGCCGCAGGCGCAGCCGTCACCGCACTGGACGTGACCGAGTCCCACCACGAGACCCTGGTTGTCGACGTCACGTGCAACACAACAGACGAAGACCACGCCAACCGCGTCAAAGACGCCCTCAACGCGCTCGACGGCGTCACCGTCCAGCACGTCTCGGACCGCACCTTCCTCATGCACCTGGGCGGCAAGCTCGAGGTCGTCCCCAAGGTGGCCCTGCGCAACCGCGACGATCTCTCGCGCGCCTACACTCCCGGCGTCGCACGCGTCTGCCTCGCCATCGCCGAAGACCCGGCTGCTGCCCGCAACCTCACGGTCAAACGGAACACCATCGCCGTCGTCACTGACGGTTCCGCGGTACTCGGCCTGGGCAACATCGGCCCGGCCGCCGCCCTACCGGTCATGGAAGGCAAGGCCGCACTGTTCAAGCAGTTTGCCAACGTCGATGCCTGGCCGGTCTGCCTGGACACCCAGGACACCCAGGACACCGAGGACATCATCAAGATCGTCAAGGCCCTGGCCCCGGTCTATGGAGGCGTCAACCTCGAGGACATCGCTGCGCCGCGCTGCTTCGAAATCGAAAGGCGCCTCCGCGACGAGCTCGACATCCCCGTCTTCCACGACGACCAGCACGGTACGGCAATCGTCACCCTTGCGGCCCTCGTCAACGCGTTGCGCGTAGTGGACAAGAAGCTCTCCGAGGTCAAGATCGTGGTCTCCGGCGTCGGCGCTGCGGGCTCGGCCATCATCCAGCTCCTCAAGGCCCAAGGCGCGCAGCACATCGTCGCCGCAGGCCGTTCCGGCGCCATCCACTCGGGCGAAAAGTACGACGACGAGCACCGCACCTGGATCGCCGCGAACACCAACGAGGCAGGCTTCTCCGGCACGCTGCACGAAGCCCTCAAGGGTGCCGACGTGTTCATCGGCGTCAGCGCTCCACACGTGATCGGCGAAGAGCAGGTCGCCTCGATGGCCGAGAAGGCGATCGTTTTCGCCATGGCCAACCCCACCCCGGAAATCGACCCGGTGATTGCGTCCAAGCACGCCGCGGTGGTCGCCACCGGCCGGAGTGACTTCCCGAACCAGATCAACAACGTACTGGCTTTCCCGGGCTTCTTCCGCGGACTGCTCGACGCCGGAGCATCGGACATCATCCCGGAGATGCTGGTGGCTGCCGCAGAGGCTATCGCCAACCGGGTTGCGGATGATGAACTGAATGCGAGCTACATTATCCCCAGCGTCTTCGACCCCCACGTTGCCGCCGACGTCGCCAGTGCGGTAGCACAAGCGGCAGCTGCAGCATCTGCCACCGCCGCTAGCGCTCTCTAG
- a CDS encoding IclR family transcriptional regulator, giving the protein MAEKPSGGVQSVERVFELLELITDAGGDVTLSELSSSTDLPLPTIHRLLRTLVSLGYIRQLANRRYALGPRLIRLGEGASKQLGALARPQLKSLVDRLGETSNMAVLDSDMVIYVAQVPSLHSMRMFTEVGRRAHTHDTGVGKAILAQLDDEVVRGIVARTGMPTPTAKSIGDIDSLLADLNRIRERGYSIDEEEQEVGVRCFAMAVPNAPTPTAISVSGPVSRVDQHFADRAVPLLREAAQAISDELNQN; this is encoded by the coding sequence ATGGCTGAAAAGCCCTCGGGAGGCGTGCAGTCCGTCGAGCGCGTCTTCGAACTGCTGGAACTCATCACCGACGCGGGCGGAGACGTGACGTTGAGCGAGCTGTCGTCGTCAACAGACCTGCCGCTCCCCACCATCCACCGCTTGCTGCGCACCTTGGTGTCCCTCGGCTATATCCGGCAACTTGCCAATCGTCGCTACGCCCTGGGACCCCGGCTCATTCGGCTGGGAGAGGGGGCCAGTAAGCAGCTCGGAGCCTTGGCGCGTCCCCAGCTGAAGTCACTCGTGGACCGGCTCGGCGAGACGTCCAACATGGCCGTGCTGGATTCCGACATGGTCATCTACGTGGCCCAGGTTCCGTCCCTGCACTCAATGCGCATGTTCACCGAGGTGGGCCGTCGCGCCCATACGCACGACACCGGCGTCGGCAAGGCCATCCTGGCCCAGCTGGATGACGAGGTGGTCCGCGGCATCGTGGCCCGCACGGGCATGCCCACTCCCACGGCAAAGAGCATCGGGGACATCGATTCCCTCCTTGCTGACTTGAACCGGATCCGCGAACGTGGCTATTCGATCGACGAGGAAGAGCAGGAGGTCGGCGTCCGTTGCTTCGCGATGGCCGTCCCCAACGCGCCCACGCCGACGGCTATCTCCGTTTCCGGACCGGTGTCCCGTGTAGACCAGCACTTTGCCGACCGCGCCGTTCCTCTCCTTCGCGAAGCAGCGCAGGCGATCTCCGACGAGCTGAACCAGAACTAG
- a CDS encoding nucleobase:cation symporter-2 family protein, translating to MNTKKKTPPAEPVPGRPEDKRLSIGSTFAYGFQHVLTMYGGIIAPPLIIGAAAGMSSQDIGLLIAACLFVGGVATILQTIGIPFFGSQLPLVQGVSFAGVSTMVAIVNGGGGIQAVFGSVMVASLIGLVITPLFSKIIKFFPPVVTGTVITTIGLTLMPVAASWAMGGNSTAPNYGSVANIGLAAATMGIVLLLSKIGNAAISRLSILLAMVIGTIVALATGMADFSKVGQGPVVAFPTPFAFGAPTFEIASIVSMLIVILVTLTETSADIIAVGEIVGTKVDSKRIGNGLRADMLSSAVSPIFNSFTQSAFAQNVGLVAITGIKSRFVVSAGGLILVVLGVLPVLGRVVAAVPTPVLGGAGVVLFGTVAASGIRTLSKVEYHNNMNLIIVAASIGFGMIPIAAPKFYDQFPAWFSTIFHSGISSAALMAILLNVLFNHFKAGNSDNQSVFVAGTERVVSEADIACLAHGDRFENGKLIDAEGKEVPLKSTTSTTAVDH from the coding sequence ATGAACACCAAGAAGAAAACCCCTCCCGCAGAGCCCGTGCCGGGCCGGCCCGAGGACAAGCGCCTCTCGATCGGGAGCACATTCGCCTACGGCTTCCAGCACGTTTTGACCATGTACGGCGGAATCATCGCTCCGCCGCTCATCATTGGAGCGGCCGCAGGCATGTCCTCGCAGGATATCGGCCTCCTGATCGCGGCCTGCCTCTTCGTCGGCGGCGTCGCCACCATCCTGCAGACCATCGGCATCCCCTTCTTCGGATCGCAGCTGCCGCTGGTCCAGGGAGTGTCCTTCGCCGGCGTTTCCACCATGGTGGCGATCGTCAACGGCGGCGGCGGGATCCAAGCGGTGTTCGGCTCGGTGATGGTGGCCTCCTTGATCGGACTGGTCATCACACCCCTCTTCTCCAAGATCATCAAATTCTTCCCGCCTGTGGTCACCGGTACAGTCATCACCACTATCGGGCTAACCCTCATGCCGGTCGCAGCCAGCTGGGCCATGGGTGGCAACAGCACCGCGCCCAACTACGGCAGCGTGGCGAATATCGGCCTCGCCGCGGCCACGATGGGAATCGTCCTGCTTCTGAGCAAGATCGGCAATGCGGCAATCTCGCGCTTGTCCATCCTCCTTGCCATGGTGATCGGAACCATCGTCGCCCTCGCCACGGGAATGGCTGATTTCTCCAAGGTCGGCCAGGGTCCGGTGGTGGCCTTCCCCACCCCCTTCGCCTTCGGCGCCCCCACCTTCGAGATCGCCTCAATCGTCTCCATGCTGATCGTCATCCTGGTCACCCTGACCGAGACCTCGGCGGACATCATCGCCGTCGGCGAAATCGTGGGAACCAAAGTCGACTCCAAGCGCATCGGGAACGGCCTGCGTGCGGACATGCTCTCCAGTGCCGTCTCGCCAATCTTCAATTCCTTCACCCAGAGCGCCTTCGCCCAGAACGTCGGCCTCGTGGCAATCACCGGCATCAAGAGCCGCTTCGTGGTGAGCGCCGGCGGACTCATCCTGGTGGTGCTCGGTGTGCTGCCCGTCCTGGGCCGAGTCGTCGCAGCGGTTCCGACGCCCGTCCTGGGCGGCGCCGGCGTCGTACTCTTTGGAACCGTAGCCGCCAGCGGTATCCGGACGCTCTCCAAGGTGGAGTACCACAACAACATGAACCTGATCATCGTGGCTGCATCAATCGGCTTCGGCATGATCCCGATCGCGGCCCCGAAATTCTACGACCAGTTCCCTGCGTGGTTTAGCACGATCTTCCACTCGGGCATCAGCTCGGCCGCCCTCATGGCAATCCTTCTCAATGTCCTGTTCAACCACTTCAAGGCCGGCAACTCGGACAACCAGTCGGTGTTCGTGGCAGGAACGGAGCGCGTGGTCAGCGAAGCGGACATTGCCTGCCTTGCGCACGGCGACCGATTCGAGAACGGCAAACTGATCGACGCGGAAGGCAAGGAAGTGCCGCTCAAGTCAACGACCTCAACCACCGCCGTCGATCACTGA
- the pucL gene encoding factor-independent urate hydroxylase translates to MTMSNNIVLGDNQYGKAEVRVVKVTRDTDRHQIEDLNVTSQLRGDFQAAHLQGDNAHIVATDTQKNTIYAFARDGIGSPEAFLLRLSEHFTSGFEWVTGGRWEAEAYTWDRIQAHGSEHDHSFVRKGQEVRTAVVVREGNTTHVISGLKDLTVLKTTQSGFVGYPRDRYTTLPETTDRILATDVSARWRYSTGLDLAGTDFNKSYEDIKALLLEGFTENYSHALQQTLFDMGKKVLEAHSEVDEIKFSMPNKHHFLVDLSPFGLDNPNEVFFAADRPYGLIEATVQRDDTTPAPIAWSGIAGFC, encoded by the coding sequence ATGACCATGAGCAACAACATCGTCCTCGGAGACAACCAGTACGGCAAGGCAGAAGTCCGCGTCGTCAAAGTCACCCGCGATACCGACCGCCACCAGATCGAAGACCTTAACGTCACGTCGCAATTGCGTGGCGACTTCCAGGCTGCGCACCTCCAAGGCGACAACGCACACATCGTCGCCACGGACACCCAGAAGAACACCATCTACGCCTTTGCCCGTGACGGCATCGGCTCCCCCGAGGCCTTCCTCCTGCGCCTGAGCGAACACTTCACCTCGGGCTTCGAGTGGGTCACCGGCGGCCGGTGGGAAGCCGAGGCCTACACCTGGGACCGCATCCAAGCCCACGGCTCCGAACACGACCACAGCTTTGTCCGCAAGGGGCAGGAAGTCCGCACCGCCGTCGTGGTCCGCGAAGGCAACACCACGCACGTCATTTCCGGCCTCAAGGACCTGACCGTCCTCAAGACCACGCAGTCCGGCTTCGTGGGTTATCCCCGCGACCGGTACACCACGCTGCCCGAAACCACGGACCGCATCCTCGCCACCGACGTTTCGGCCCGCTGGCGCTACAGCACCGGCCTGGATCTTGCCGGGACGGACTTCAACAAGAGCTACGAGGACATCAAAGCCCTGCTCCTGGAGGGTTTCACGGAGAACTACTCCCACGCCCTGCAGCAGACCCTGTTCGACATGGGCAAGAAGGTCCTCGAAGCCCACAGCGAAGTGGACGAGATCAAGTTCTCCATGCCCAACAAGCACCACTTCCTGGTGGACCTTAGCCCGTTCGGCCTCGACAACCCCAACGAGGTCTTCTTCGCCGCTGACCGCCCGTATGGCTTGATCGAAGCCACGGTCCAGCGCGACGACACGACGCCTGCCCCCATCGCCTGGAGCGGTATCGCCGGGTTCTGCTAA
- a CDS encoding DUF2510 domain-containing protein, translated as MTVPQHNTPTPPGWYPDPSGSGQLRWWDGNAWTGTAWNSPGQAAAAQAGAGQPGAAWPSAARPGQYGGPGQFAGPGQFAGRWQYAGPFQPTPRPEIGKQTPVYNPFIWLVTLLPVITLIILLIWNPVFHLRYAGARRVPVLDPGSFSVPYFLLIATGWLIYGVSVLLSYLDWQKLQRDGVVRPFHWAWAFLGAGVYVVGRSVIVHKVAPQRGLAPVWALIGLFAVGFILVAVKVSMIASTIARAMTM; from the coding sequence ATGACCGTCCCCCAGCACAACACGCCGACCCCTCCAGGCTGGTACCCGGACCCCTCAGGCTCAGGGCAACTACGGTGGTGGGACGGCAACGCCTGGACCGGAACCGCGTGGAATTCACCGGGACAAGCCGCGGCCGCCCAGGCGGGGGCAGGTCAGCCCGGCGCAGCGTGGCCCTCGGCCGCGCGGCCAGGACAATACGGGGGCCCTGGCCAGTTCGCCGGCCCTGGGCAGTTCGCCGGCCGTTGGCAATACGCGGGACCGTTCCAGCCCACGCCGCGCCCGGAAATCGGCAAGCAGACCCCGGTCTACAACCCATTCATCTGGCTCGTCACCCTACTGCCGGTGATCACTCTGATCATCCTGCTTATCTGGAACCCGGTCTTTCATCTGCGGTATGCGGGCGCCAGACGTGTTCCGGTCCTCGATCCCGGCTCGTTCAGCGTTCCATACTTCCTGCTCATCGCCACTGGTTGGCTCATCTACGGGGTCAGCGTTCTCTTGTCTTACCTCGACTGGCAAAAGCTGCAAAGGGATGGGGTGGTCCGCCCCTTCCACTGGGCATGGGCTTTCCTCGGCGCGGGCGTCTACGTGGTGGGCCGCTCCGTGATCGTCCACAAGGTCGCCCCACAGCGCGGACTCGCGCCGGTTTGGGCACTGATTGGCCTGTTTGCTGTGGGCTTCATCCTGGTGGCCGTCAAAGTGAGCATGATTGCTTCGACCATCGCCAGGGCCATGACTATGTAG